One window from the genome of Rhodococcus sp. ABRD24 encodes:
- a CDS encoding CorA family divalent cation transporter translates to MTTRTITPRYDPLVLRSRWLQLPAGDPDAIAAARSNAGVDFAAASGRIWETDDYIYLPVTVNVRDGDTIRRERVSFALGSDLLVTLQPVANFAPFGKALARISRTPHLADSPHGVMYALLHALNEESERVIDRASEVLESMSDEIDLATTGYNERGREIGVSDMQDTIARMNDAEEIVSRCQETQLLLARAARHLRADLPAEQTQLASLLDILIADINGVQEHASYEHDKVRYLQQSIMTSLDVKQNQIVKVFTIITAVFLPPTLVATFYGMNFTFMPELSWEHGFLTTTLLTLISAMIPLWYIHRRGWLR, encoded by the coding sequence GTGACCACTCGAACCATCACTCCCCGCTACGACCCACTCGTGCTACGCAGCCGTTGGCTCCAGTTGCCTGCCGGCGACCCCGATGCGATCGCCGCCGCGCGCAGCAACGCCGGCGTCGACTTCGCCGCTGCCAGCGGACGCATCTGGGAGACCGACGACTACATCTACCTGCCGGTGACCGTGAACGTGCGCGACGGTGACACCATCCGCCGCGAACGGGTGTCCTTCGCCCTCGGTAGCGACCTGTTGGTCACTCTCCAGCCGGTCGCCAACTTCGCCCCGTTCGGTAAGGCGCTGGCCCGGATCAGCCGCACGCCGCACCTGGCCGACAGCCCACACGGAGTGATGTATGCACTGCTCCACGCATTGAATGAGGAATCCGAACGCGTCATCGACCGCGCCAGTGAGGTTCTCGAGTCGATGAGCGACGAGATCGACCTCGCCACCACCGGCTACAACGAACGGGGCCGGGAAATCGGCGTCAGCGACATGCAGGACACCATCGCCCGAATGAACGACGCGGAGGAGATCGTCTCTCGCTGCCAGGAAACGCAGCTACTACTGGCTCGGGCCGCCAGGCACCTGCGCGCAGATCTGCCCGCGGAGCAGACACAGCTCGCCAGCCTCCTCGACATTCTCATCGCCGACATCAACGGCGTCCAGGAGCACGCCAGCTACGAACACGACAAGGTCCGCTACCTTCAGCAGTCGATCATGACCTCCCTCGATGTGAAGCAGAACCAGATCGTCAAGGTGTTCACCATCATCACTGCCGTGTTCCTCCCACCCACCCTGGTGGCCACCTTCTACGGGATGAACTTCACCTTCATGCCTGAACTCAGTTGGGAGCACGGCTTTCTCACCACCACGCTACTCACTCTGATCTCAGCCATGATCCCGCTGTGGTACATCCATCGCAGGGGCTGGCTGCGCTGA
- a CDS encoding nitroreductase/quinone reductase family protein produces the protein MYSNDPNSLSTSNGFQQRLIDDFRANAGVVGGPFDGSSLLLLTTVGARSRRHHTTPLGYVDIEGKRIVVASAGGADRSPAWLHNLRAHPVVTVEVGDETYRAVATILPGADRDRLWEEVVRGEPGYGDYQQLTTRVIPLVELNPLVSREGLDRVRGMGDFLKEVHQWLSAELDVVLMQVDTLIAANDITTPVVMPPMDLHAQLRERCLAFCGALERHHTGEDFGAFPMLAEALPALAPTLEKLRTEHVVVAETNRSIRELLEGYVPGASDIGELRDTLDGLVSRLREHFAFEEAAIAEALNAVADAPPLDGGGESESAREG, from the coding sequence ATGTACTCGAACGATCCCAATTCACTGTCGACGTCGAATGGCTTTCAGCAACGCCTGATCGATGACTTCCGCGCGAACGCCGGAGTTGTCGGTGGCCCCTTCGACGGTTCGTCTCTCCTTCTGCTCACCACCGTGGGTGCTCGGAGCCGGCGTCACCACACCACCCCGTTGGGCTATGTGGATATCGAAGGCAAGCGCATTGTCGTTGCCTCTGCCGGTGGCGCCGACCGAAGCCCGGCCTGGCTGCACAACTTGCGGGCGCATCCGGTGGTGACCGTCGAGGTGGGCGATGAAACCTATCGGGCTGTTGCGACCATCCTGCCCGGTGCGGATCGCGACCGTCTCTGGGAGGAGGTGGTGCGCGGGGAGCCCGGCTACGGCGACTACCAGCAGCTGACCACCCGGGTCATCCCTCTGGTGGAGCTCAACCCTCTCGTGTCTCGCGAAGGCCTCGACCGGGTGCGTGGGATGGGTGATTTCCTGAAGGAAGTGCACCAGTGGCTGTCTGCGGAACTCGATGTCGTGCTGATGCAGGTCGACACACTCATCGCGGCAAACGACATCACGACACCGGTGGTGATGCCACCGATGGATCTGCACGCTCAGTTGCGTGAACGCTGCCTTGCCTTCTGTGGTGCGCTCGAACGGCACCATACGGGTGAAGACTTCGGCGCCTTCCCGATGCTGGCGGAGGCGCTCCCCGCTCTTGCCCCGACACTGGAGAAGCTCCGGACCGAGCATGTCGTGGTGGCCGAGACCAATCGCTCGATCCGTGAACTACTCGAAGGTTATGTGCCGGGAGCAAGCGACATAGGTGAACTGCGGGACACGCTTGACGGTCTCGTTTCCCGGCTGCGCGAGCACTTCGCGTTCGAGGAAGCTGCGATCGCCGAAGCACTCAATGCCGTTGCTGATGCACCCCCCTTGGATGGTGGAGGGGAGTCGGAATCTGCTCGCGAGGGATGA